The following are from one region of the Acidobacteriota bacterium genome:
- a CDS encoding carboxypeptidase regulatory-like domain-containing protein, protein MTIIPTLLQRNLKLLLAVTLSLLMMLTPLASVSAATSTTATNPGQDPVTGAFEGTVSSSQGGAAIAGAVVQFVNTVTEVPVAKRSDTQGRFYQGLLQPGVYRIRVSATGFKTKVIEQRLLATRGNTVVPLPVTLDPDVVAAQPTQPNQPNQPAQPPPPVTPAPPTPVVSLPESAELNVTDGRRGGAYTDAEIATLPLGDTTFTRTFDSFALLIPGLALPPQTGRVAGPGVGAGVGSAGQFSANGLRSRANNFLVDGSDNNDEDIGVRRQGFFMLAPQPVESIKEYQVISNLAPAQFGRNIGAQVNAISKSGGYETHGAVFGLLNTSALNARDYFDTTSSGQPTPLQGLNFSNGGAGVLRNVFICPPSGTNCAQKFVRNPAAGQDSLTFGQAGLVLGGPLLPRPKTDATGATVGSTKNAFYFLSLEGSLLNANKEQSFAVPTVEERGFARSGGTGLDDGTSFGFPTSNQGDAVFSLYPFPNNNGGVYGRNTYTQILPASAQGYIASFKMDHSRKIWGRDQSFTGRYNRTHDWRNIPATGDALFATLRPKVGTQNFSFFWNSELTHEGATTPFFNQFRASYGRTRLNFEEERDVDHLAPSAILPNTPFTLNAPYLANFTVPTDQRIEYLLYPNRTTELGLLSTPGCNPNSNATPVFGQICSGALGPIGQILMPGFSPLGVDVYNFPQRRVNNTFQLADILSFRKGEHSAALGADIRRSQLNSDLQRNALPQLVFGGAPVLNFTTARGFFLDGFFRPDSLAASQAASGFFQSLATIDTSVIGLRSTQYNFFIQDEWRVKPNFSLSVGMRYEYNTVPNEVNSIIEKTFNSTKLDLPSVAGLKQFLAGRGDIYDSDRNNFGPRAGFAYGKNWGLNKQMVIRGGYGLFYDQIIGAVTSQSRNVFPNYLTVNTGGGLPGAKIPGTNVSFTDFQLFNPALSLPGANFSNGLCLQVVQNGCAPGRFFPYVVLGTPNRLNPNLPLDNVVSVYNREFPGGFGFTLPSRALKTPLAHHYSLTLEQQLARNLTASVGYVGTQGRNLLRLTTPNLGPNLNMISSSAFYQINPDTGSPIISGIVLAPGVNIDKNLNFVGGRPIPNAGTIYLYQTTARSRYDSLQAQLRGTLRNQFNFQIGYVWSHALDDASDVFDLAGAPALPQNSLRPSEYASANFDTRHRLTYNFLWTLPALANAHAVKRAVLGGFEIAGTGQYQTGQPFTVNSINDINLDGNYTDRLHSTRGLVVNDDRRVRLSFANNATFSEFWGTIGTDGVVGRNTFRASNYLLLDLALVKNFAFTERQRLLFRVDAFNFTDRANFAIPVRNLEAASFGSAVDTVTPGRRVQFALKYLF, encoded by the coding sequence ATGACAATAATACCCACGCTTCTGCAACGAAACTTGAAACTGTTGCTCGCAGTGACCCTTTCGTTGTTGATGATGCTGACCCCCTTGGCATCCGTTTCTGCCGCGACTTCGACCACCGCGACGAATCCGGGCCAGGACCCCGTGACCGGGGCCTTTGAAGGCACGGTCAGCAGCAGCCAGGGCGGCGCGGCCATCGCGGGCGCGGTCGTCCAATTCGTCAACACCGTGACCGAAGTCCCCGTCGCCAAACGCTCTGACACCCAGGGCCGTTTTTATCAGGGCCTCTTGCAACCGGGCGTCTATCGCATCCGCGTCAGCGCGACGGGTTTCAAAACCAAAGTCATCGAACAACGCCTGCTCGCGACGCGCGGCAACACGGTGGTGCCGCTGCCGGTCACGCTTGACCCTGACGTCGTCGCGGCGCAGCCGACGCAACCGAATCAACCCAACCAACCGGCACAACCGCCGCCGCCAGTTACGCCAGCGCCACCGACACCCGTGGTCAGCCTGCCGGAATCCGCCGAATTGAATGTCACCGACGGACGCCGGGGCGGCGCGTATACCGATGCCGAAATCGCCACGCTGCCGTTGGGCGATACGACCTTCACGCGCACCTTCGATAGCTTTGCGCTGTTGATTCCGGGTTTGGCGCTGCCGCCGCAAACGGGCCGTGTCGCGGGGCCGGGCGTGGGCGCGGGCGTAGGCTCAGCGGGCCAGTTCTCGGCCAACGGCCTGCGTTCGCGCGCCAACAACTTCCTGGTGGACGGTTCGGACAACAATGACGAAGACATCGGCGTGCGCCGCCAGGGCTTCTTTATGCTGGCGCCGCAACCGGTCGAGTCCATCAAAGAGTATCAAGTCATCAGCAACCTCGCGCCCGCGCAATTCGGACGCAACATCGGCGCGCAGGTCAACGCCATCAGCAAATCGGGCGGCTATGAAACGCACGGCGCGGTGTTCGGCTTGCTGAATACCAGCGCCCTGAACGCGCGCGACTATTTCGACACGACCAGCAGCGGGCAACCGACGCCGTTGCAGGGTTTGAATTTCAGCAATGGCGGCGCGGGTGTGCTGCGCAACGTTTTCATTTGTCCGCCCAGCGGCACGAATTGCGCACAGAAATTTGTGCGCAACCCGGCGGCGGGCCAGGACTCGCTGACCTTCGGACAAGCGGGCCTCGTACTCGGCGGCCCCTTGCTGCCGCGACCGAAGACCGATGCAACCGGCGCAACAGTTGGCTCAACCAAAAATGCGTTTTACTTCCTTTCGCTCGAAGGCTCGCTGCTGAACGCGAACAAAGAACAAAGCTTTGCGGTGCCAACCGTCGAAGAGCGCGGTTTTGCCCGCAGCGGCGGCACCGGTTTGGATGATGGCACGTCATTTGGCTTCCCCACCAGCAATCAAGGCGACGCGGTGTTTAGCTTGTATCCGTTCCCGAACAACAACGGTGGCGTGTATGGCCGCAACACCTACACGCAGATTTTGCCGGCCAGCGCGCAAGGCTACATTGCTTCGTTCAAAATGGATCACAGCCGCAAAATCTGGGGCCGCGATCAGTCGTTCACGGGCCGTTACAACCGCACGCACGATTGGCGCAACATCCCGGCCACGGGTGATGCACTCTTCGCCACGCTGCGTCCGAAAGTCGGCACGCAAAACTTCTCGTTTTTCTGGAACAGCGAACTCACGCACGAAGGTGCGACGACACCCTTCTTCAATCAATTCCGCGCCTCGTATGGCCGCACGCGGTTGAACTTTGAAGAAGAGCGCGATGTAGATCATCTGGCGCCCAGCGCCATCCTGCCCAACACGCCTTTCACGCTCAACGCGCCCTATCTGGCGAATTTCACCGTCCCCACCGATCAGCGCATCGAATATCTGCTCTATCCCAATCGCACCACCGAATTGGGCTTGCTGAGCACGCCTGGTTGCAATCCGAACAGCAATGCCACGCCCGTTTTCGGGCAGATTTGCAGCGGCGCGCTCGGCCCGATCGGACAAATCCTGATGCCGGGCTTCAGTCCGTTGGGCGTGGATGTTTATAACTTCCCACAGCGCCGTGTGAACAACACCTTCCAACTCGCCGACATCCTTTCGTTCCGCAAGGGCGAACACAGCGCGGCGCTCGGCGCTGACATTCGGCGTTCGCAGCTCAACAGCGATTTGCAACGCAATGCGCTGCCACAACTCGTGTTTGGCGGCGCGCCGGTTCTCAATTTCACCACGGCGCGCGGCTTTTTCCTGGACGGTTTTTTCCGTCCGGACAGTCTGGCGGCTTCACAAGCGGCCAGCGGTTTCTTCCAGTCGCTGGCGACGATTGACACGTCGGTGATCGGCTTGCGCAGCACACAATACAATTTCTTCATTCAGGACGAGTGGCGCGTGAAACCGAACTTCTCGCTGAGCGTCGGCATGCGTTACGAATACAACACCGTGCCGAACGAAGTGAACAGCATCATCGAGAAAACGTTCAACAGCACGAAGCTTGATCTGCCGAGCGTCGCCGGCCTGAAACAATTTCTGGCCGGGCGCGGGGACATCTACGATTCCGACCGGAACAATTTCGGGCCGCGCGCCGGTTTTGCTTACGGCAAGAATTGGGGCCTGAATAAACAGATGGTAATTCGCGGCGGCTATGGTTTGTTTTACGATCAAATCATCGGCGCAGTCACCAGCCAATCGCGCAATGTTTTTCCGAACTACCTGACGGTCAATACGGGCGGCGGGCTGCCGGGCGCCAAGATTCCCGGCACCAACGTCTCGTTTACTGACTTTCAACTCTTCAACCCGGCGCTGTCGTTGCCCGGCGCCAATTTCAGCAACGGACTCTGTTTGCAAGTCGTGCAAAACGGTTGCGCGCCGGGCCGTTTCTTTCCGTATGTCGTGCTGGGCACGCCGAACCGGTTGAATCCGAATCTGCCGTTGGACAACGTGGTCAGCGTTTATAACCGCGAGTTCCCCGGCGGTTTCGGCTTCACGTTGCCGTCGCGCGCGCTGAAAACACCCTTGGCGCATCATTACTCGCTCACGCTGGAACAACAATTGGCGCGCAACCTGACCGCCTCTGTCGGCTACGTCGGCACGCAGGGCCGCAATCTGTTGCGGCTGACGACGCCGAACCTGGGGCCGAATTTGAACATGATTTCGTCGTCAGCTTTCTATCAGATCAACCCGGACACAGGTTCGCCCATCATCAGCGGCATTGTGTTGGCGCCCGGCGTCAACATTGACAAAAATTTGAATTTCGTCGGCGGGCGTCCCATTCCCAACGCGGGCACGATCTATCTGTATCAAACGACCGCGCGCTCGCGCTACGATTCGTTGCAAGCACAACTGCGCGGTACGCTGCGCAATCAGTTCAACTTCCAGATTGGCTACGTCTGGTCACACGCATTGGATGACGCCTCGGACGTGTTCGATCTGGCGGGCGCACCGGCCTTGCCGCAAAACAGCCTGCGTCCGTCGGAATACGCTTCGGCAAACTTCGACACGCGGCATCGCCTGACCTACAACTTCCTCTGGACGCTGCCGGCGCTGGCGAATGCCCATGCCGTCAAGCGGGCAGTGCTAGGCGGGTTCGAGATTGCGGGCACGGGCCAGTATCAAACCGGCCAGCCCTTCACCGTCAACAGCATCAACGACATCAATCTCGACGGCAATTACACCGACCGCTTGCATTCGACGCGCGGCCTGGTCGTCAACGATGACCGGCGCGTGCGTCTGAGCTTTGCCAACAACGCCACCTTCAGCGAATTCTGGGGCACGATTGGCACGGACGGCGTCGTGGGCCGCAACACCTTCCGCGCCAGCAACTATCTGCTGCTCGATCTGGCCTTGGTCAAAAACTTCGCCTTCACCGAACGGCAGCGCCTGCTCTTCCGTGTGGACGCCTTCAATTTCACCGACCGCGCCAACTTCGCCATTCCGGTGCGCAATCTGGAAGCGGCGTCCTTCGGCTCGGCAGTGGACACCGTGACGCCAGGACGGCGCGTGCAGTTTGCGTTGAAGTATTTGTTCTAA
- a CDS encoding radical SAM protein: MRYVNNPPNPFLNTYNEWDGEPPEAKLEVFEETATRTIITSNNSPDIPFTYSINCYRGCTHACNYCFSRTRHEFLGWGAGTDFERKIVAKVHAPELLRKELMKKSWKGEVLVFSFTSDPYIPLEANYQLTRKCLEVCLEFRNPVSIITKSALIRRDKELIAELAMQAHADVFFTIPFLDHEVCRALEPGAPFPEARFAAMKDLADAGIEVGLSLAPIVPGCNEHEIPALLERARECGARRAFINLLRLPGNVEPYFLETLQERLPLKAQKIVNRLREVKGGVLNKTAFHERMRGEGPYWEMVKKSFEVHARRLGFNEERYVKKEYPNTFKRPTTQQSLFD, translated from the coding sequence CGTCAACAATCCGCCCAATCCTTTTCTGAACACCTACAATGAATGGGACGGCGAGCCGCCCGAAGCCAAGCTGGAAGTCTTTGAAGAGACCGCCACGCGCACGATCATCACCAGCAACAACAGTCCCGACATTCCGTTTACCTATTCGATCAACTGCTATCGCGGCTGTACGCACGCCTGCAATTACTGCTTCTCGCGCACGCGCCACGAATTTCTGGGCTGGGGCGCAGGCACTGATTTCGAGCGCAAGATCGTCGCCAAAGTCCATGCGCCTGAACTCTTGCGTAAAGAACTGATGAAGAAAAGCTGGAAAGGCGAGGTGCTGGTTTTCTCGTTCACCTCCGACCCTTACATCCCGCTCGAAGCCAATTACCAACTCACGCGCAAGTGTCTGGAAGTCTGCCTGGAATTCCGCAATCCGGTCAGCATCATCACCAAGTCGGCGCTGATTCGCCGTGACAAAGAGTTGATTGCTGAACTGGCGATGCAGGCGCACGCCGATGTCTTCTTTACCATCCCGTTTTTAGATCACGAAGTTTGCCGCGCGCTGGAACCTGGCGCGCCCTTTCCCGAGGCGCGCTTTGCCGCGATGAAAGACTTGGCCGACGCGGGCATCGAAGTCGGCCTGAGCCTCGCGCCCATCGTGCCGGGCTGTAACGAACACGAAATCCCGGCGCTGCTCGAACGCGCGCGTGAATGCGGCGCACGGCGCGCCTTCATCAATCTGCTGCGCCTGCCGGGTAATGTCGAGCCGTATTTTCTGGAAACGCTGCAAGAACGGCTGCCGCTCAAGGCGCAGAAAATCGTCAACCGGTTGCGCGAGGTCAAAGGCGGCGTGCTCAACAAAACCGCCTTCCACGAACGCATGCGCGGCGAAGGGCCGTATTGGGAGATGGTCAAGAAATCGTTTGAAGTGCACGCGCGGCGGTTGGGCTTTAACGAAGAACGCTATGTGAAAAAGGAGTACCCAAACACCTTCAAGCGACCGACAACGCAGCAAAGTTTGTTCGATTAG